Proteins from one Ranitomeya variabilis isolate aRanVar5 chromosome 1, aRanVar5.hap1, whole genome shotgun sequence genomic window:
- the LOC143809201 gene encoding uncharacterized protein LOC143809201, giving the protein MDTGDAAVESGWLHTASTSMGQHEDGGSTRPERSRQDAGLAAAGNTAPRQPVGSCSGVGTSSGTHGEGLFRGALESSAGAVRDLLARSLSAGTWSHYTRAWDSWVRWKNQMSADLEDESKLILFIGHIWESGWSVSKINNSLSGLAFGFKLRGLQDLTKSFLVRQVVKGCRKGWKVSDGRRPVSYEVLLNLENQLEAVCSDMGEVILFRLAFSLAFFGAFRLGELVSPSKCKKGGILRQDVDMFGDRLVIILRSSKTDTAGKGCRVVLFEVNGSPVCPVKCLREFLSGPGSGDCPLLVHKDGSFLSRFQFLTVFRHCLEKGGISAKNFSGHSFRIGAATEAARRGLGDEMVQRIGRWESVRFRSYIRPSLL; this is encoded by the exons atggacactggggacgcagcggtcgagtcaggctggctgcacactgcatcaacttccatgggacagcacgaggatggaggaagcacgcgcccagagagatcgcgtcaggacgccggattggcggctgctgggaacacagcacccaggcagccag tgggatcgtgttcgggagttggcacctcaagtggaacccacggggaaggtttgttcagaggagctttggaatcttccgctggggcagtgagagacttgttggccagatcgctgtcggctggaacttggtcgcactatacgagggcctgggattcttgggtccggtggaaaaatcagatgagtgcggatttagaggacgaaagcaaattgattttatttatcggtcatatctgggagtcaggttggtcagtgtcaaaaatcaataattcgttatcaggcttggcttttggctttaaacttagagggttgcaggatttgacaaaatcgtttctggtccggcaggtggtaaaaggctgtcgtaaaggctggaaggtgtcagacggtaggcggccggtgtcatatgaagttttattaaatctggaaaatcagttagaggctgtgtgttcggatatgggggaagtaattttgtttagattagcattttctctagcattttttggtgcgtttcggttaggtgaattggttagtccttccaagtgtaagaaaggtggtatactgaggcaggatgtggacatgtttggggacaggctagtgataattttgcgttcttccaaaacggatactgcaggtaaaggttgtcgagtggttctttttgaggtaaacggctctccagtttgcccggtaaaatgtttgagggagttcctgtctggtccaggttcgggggattgcccattgttagtgcataaggatgggtcatttctctcccgttttcaatttttgactgtatttagacattgtttggaaaaagggggcatttcagcgaagaattttagtgggcattcattccggattggggcggcaacggaggctgccaggaggggtctaggagatgaaatggttcagaggatcggtcggtgggaatcagtaagatttcgttcttacattcgcccgtctttgttgtaa